One genomic segment of Bacteroidota bacterium includes these proteins:
- a CDS encoding glycosyltransferase family 2 protein, with product MQISVVVPLLNEEESLPELADWIARVMDQHQFESWEVIFIDDGSTDNSWNIITALHQKDNRFKGRKFRRNYGKSAALNIGFEAAQGDVVITMDADMQDSPDEIPGLYKMIIEEKYDMVSGWKKERHDPLIKTIPSKFFNRVTSIMTGIKLHDFNCGLKAYKKDVVKHIEVYGEMHRYIPMIAKSAGYNKIGEKIVQHRARKYGTTKFGWERFTRGFLDLLSIMFVSKFGKRPMHIFGGLGFLSFLAGGLITIWLIAEKLYKINHHLPYRQITDQPLFFIALVVVIVGVQLFVAGFLGELISRNSPLRNTYEVEETLH from the coding sequence ATGCAAATTTCTGTTGTTGTTCCATTATTAAATGAAGAAGAATCATTACCCGAACTTGCGGATTGGATTGCAAGGGTTATGGATCAACATCAATTTGAATCATGGGAAGTTATTTTTATTGATGATGGCAGTACTGACAATTCCTGGAATATAATTACAGCATTACATCAAAAAGATAATCGTTTTAAAGGAAGGAAATTTCGTCGCAATTACGGAAAGTCTGCTGCTTTAAATATTGGTTTTGAAGCTGCACAAGGTGATGTTGTAATTACTATGGATGCCGATATGCAGGACAGTCCCGATGAAATTCCCGGGTTATATAAAATGATTATTGAAGAGAAATATGATATGGTGAGTGGTTGGAAAAAAGAACGCCATGATCCTCTTATTAAAACAATTCCTTCTAAATTTTTTAATCGTGTTACTTCTATTATGACCGGAATTAAATTGCATGATTTTAATTGCGGATTAAAAGCATATAAAAAAGATGTAGTAAAACATATTGAAGTGTATGGTGAAATGCATCGCTACATTCCAATGATTGCAAAATCTGCGGGATATAATAAAATTGGTGAGAAGATAGTACAACATCGTGCAAGAAAATATGGCACTACAAAATTCGGATGGGAAAGATTTACAAGAGGGTTTCTGGATTTGCTAAGCATCATGTTTGTTTCCAAATTCGGAAAACGGCCAATGCATATTTTCGGGGGCTTGGGATTCTTATCTTTTCTTGCAGGTGGATTAATTACGATATGGTTGATAGCAGAAAAGTTGTATAAAATAAATCACCATTTACCTTACCGTCAGATAACAGATCAACCATTGTTTTTTATTGCATTGGTAGTTGTTATCGTTGGCGTGCAATTATTTGTCGCAGGATTTTTAGGTGAGTTAATTTCTCGTAATTCTCCACTGCGCAATACTTATGAAGTAGAAGAAACTCTGCATTAA